The window GATGTTCGTCCCATCGGCAAGCCTCGGAGACGCTTTCAAAACGGCGTTGGTCTGAAATCTCAATCGCAAACTGTACCCCATCAGGCTTCGTGTGCGACAATTCAAAATCAACACCATCCCTCAAGCCAATACTGAAATGCAAAATCAGATTCTCGTTGGATTCCACCTCTGGCAACGTTACCTCATACTGGATTCGCGTATAACCTTCTGCGGGCGGATGTTCACAGAGCGCTGCTTTTTTTATACCTCCGGCGCTCTCCTCGGTGCTAGCAGAGGTCTTTTCGGCATCGCTCGATTGGCTGTGCTGGAATTCATTCACGAAATTGTATACCTCATCAATGATCCCAAAAGTGAGCGGCACCCCAGTATCTTCGATTGTTGCTTCATCTGAATCTGCTACGATTTCCTCGGCCGTTTCACCTTCGACGGTTTCAACTTGCGCTGTATTGACCACGGTTTCTTCAGTTGGTGCCTCCGTGAGGACATCAACCACAACCTCATCAGGGGCTGTTGCTACTTCCTCTTTATCCCCTGACACGGACTCGTCCACGTTGGTCTCGTCATCAGCACTACTGACATGTGATTCTGTATCTGTTTCCACCGCTGCGACTGGCTGCGAATCCGTCTCCATTATTTCTTCGTTGCCCTGTTGATTTTCGCTTGGCGTAACCATTGCATCTGAATCATCGGCTTCATCGTGTTCGGAATCTATCGTATGCTCTTGTGTTTCCGCTGTTGATAGGTTTTCTTCCCTCGTGTCGTCGGGTAGATCTTCTTTATCCCGCTCGGTTTCGCCGGCATGAAAAAGCGTCCATGCGAAGAGTCCCTTAAAAGTCGTGAACATTCAACTCCTCCCAAAATTGCAACTAAAAAATGGGCAAATAAGTATATGAGTACCCTTGACCCTAGATTCGTCGTCCACTGTGAAATATATGTTGCTAGATTCCGTAGATCTCGAACACATCGGGATGTTGATACGTTTGACCAGAAACAGCACTCTACTCAAAGCCCTCAAAGATAATAGTTATTCATAAGTTCAAAAACCATACATCACGTTTTACGGTTCAGCTTTATGCTTCTCCGCCCATTGCGCCTTCAACTGTTTCATTTCATCGTTTAACGTCGGTTCCGCTTGTTGCGTTTGTACCGTTTCATTGATAAGCCATCCTCCATCTTCACCCCTGAGAACCGGCTTTCGTTGCTGGACCGGTAGGATACCGAAGGGTTTATGCGGTTCGAGTTGATACCAATAGGCAACTGAAGATGTTTCATTACAGAGGTGGTTCCCGTGTCCGTGCTCAATGGTAGCGCGAATTTCCTTCTCAAATCGAACTGGATTTTCGAGATGAAACACATACGAGGTTTGATAGCCATCAGTGTCCGGCTCATAGATTGACGAACCGTTGTGTGGGAATGCGTTGGGCTGCATGCCCCACGCCTGGTTGAGATAATCCTCTGAGCCTGTGCCGTGAAGATCGGGAGGCCACTTATAACCATCGACCCAAATCATGTCGTCTCCTTCACCCCACCACGTGCCTTGAAAATTGGTAATGGAGAGATTACAGCCGATGTAGTGTCCNNNNNNNNNNNNNNNNNNNNNNNNTGCGTTGACAATGTTTGCCTCCGGCGTGTTGACCCGGATCTCGTGTCCCCACCCATCGCACGGATTTTCTCGACGAAATTGTGTGTGGAAGTAAGCCACATCATCGTCGAGGGATTGCTTGTAAAGCTCGTAGTCAATGTAGAAGTATTGACGGTGCATCTCGTCGCCTTCGTTGACAAGTTCGATCCGTGCTGATTTGTTAAATGGCATCTGCACGTAGCAATTTAGCGCACAACCGGTGTTGAACTGATTGTTACCCGCGGTTGATGCCGAGAACAGCAGTGAATCGTAGGAATTTACGATTTCGTTGCCCAATCCGAAGAAGTCGCCGAGGGGACACAGGACGCTGGGATGTTCCTCATCATCCCAAAATGCTCGCAGGAGGACATTCCGGTAGCCGTCGCGTTGCGTCATCCAGATATGG of the Candidatus Poribacteria bacterium genome contains:
- a CDS encoding DUF2961 domain-containing protein; translation: MYVEGLLSSLTRVKKAHSLRASSWDTTGRNNDAWNIEPNETRVLADIKGPGCINHIWMTQRDGYRNVLLRAFWDDEEHPSVLCPLGDFFGLGNEIVNSYDSLLFSASTAGNNQFNTGCALNCYVQMPFNKSARIELVNEGDEMHRQYFYIDYELYKQSLDDDVAYFHTQFRRENPCDGWGHEIRVNTPEANIVNA
- a CDS encoding DUF2961 domain-containing protein, which encodes GHYIGCNLSITNFQGTWWGEGDDMIWVDGYKWPPDLHGTGSEDYLNQAWGMQPNAFPHNGSSIYEPDTDGYQTSYVFHLENPVRFEKEIRATIEHGHGNHLCNETSSVAYWYQLEPHKPFGILPVQQRKPVLRGEDGGWLINETVQTQQAEPTLNDEMKQLKAQWAEKHKAEP